The Calypte anna isolate BGI_N300 chromosome 9, bCalAnn1_v1.p, whole genome shotgun sequence sequence GTGCCTCCTGAGAGAACAGGCCAGGTAGAAAAAAGGACATGTGATATGACTGTCCCCAGGAAGATTctaagaagcagcagccacatcTAACAGAAGATGGAAAGACAAATGTGTTGAATGCCAAAGAAGTAAGAAACAGGCTTTCATACATAGTCTGTTTTTATCAGcctaataatatttaaatttgcaGATTCCTACCTTAGGAAAAGAAGATGCTTCTTCACCCAGCCTTCCTTGGGATTTACACAGGCTTTCAGTCCACTGCGGGTGTGGaatctggaaaagaaaccaTGATCAAGAGATCATTAACTCACTAGAAATCCCTGCTAGCAAATACTATGAAGATGCATTTGGTCAAAAACATGCAATGAAGATACTCTGTAACaataaacagtaaaataaaaatatatatacatgaaCTCTAGGTAGATATGGGATGCTACACAACACCTCAAATACTAAATGAATAAAAGGAAACACCCAAtagaattaaaatgtaaaaacaaaaaagctgcttCAGTCTGAGGAACCATAATGCTGCATTCAGTTTAGTGGAACTGAGACAAAGAAATTCACTACATGCTAGAAATAATTTAAGACTAAGAAGAACAGTTGCTGTCAAGTTCAGGTGATGGATCAAAATTTAGGATGTCTAAAaccttgggggaaaaaatttcCAGTCTctgtaaataaagaaaacttttgttGCTTATGTGTCTTTAAGGGGTTTTGGTTAGGGGTTGTTAGTTAGAGTGGCCCTCAGCTGGAGCTGAACCACATCTTTGTTAGAATAGCTGATTCCTAAACAGCTTGATTCATTATTTACATTGTGAGGCTGTCCTGTTAGTAGATCCTATCTATGTGAGGCTGTGGTTTTTTGCTTACAAGTACTATCTACAATTTATTGCCTCAatttaatgttttgaaaaatcacCCTTATAATGTTCAAAAATCATTGTTTCTGCTCCAACAGACATCCTGAGGTTAAGACACATTGGATAAACCAGAGGATCTCCTGAAAAGGAACTTACATGATGGCATGGATGTCACAGACTTCACTGGAGAGCTGTTCCGTGTAACCCAATATTGCCCACCTCGGCAGGCGCACTTTGGTGTAAGACAGGCAGCAATCCTGGTTGGTTTGGGCTGGAATGAAGGAAAATGACAAAGTGAATAAAACCCATTTGGACCACGTCACCACGCTGACTACAGTACTCGCTGTTCAGCCCCTTAATATCCAGCTCctcatcagaaaataaaaaaaagaaaaggagaattgGGCAGTGTGTCTTGGAAGggggggtcccttccaacccccctcATCCAGCAGCAGTCACACACACTCCAGGGTTGGCTGG is a genomic window containing:
- the CCL20 gene encoding C-C motif chemokine 20, with protein sequence MAAFGRKSLVLVSLLGLLALLLCSSDAQTNQDCCLSYTKVRLPRWAILGYTEQLSSEVCDIHAIIFHTRSGLKACVNPKEGWVKKHLLFLSHKLKKMSA